A region from the Natronorubrum halophilum genome encodes:
- the folD gene encoding bifunctional methylenetetrahydrofolate dehydrogenase/methenyltetrahydrofolate cyclohydrolase FolD — protein MTEIIDGNAVASEIRDNLTDAIETLADAGSRPGLATVLMGDDPASQTYVNMKQRDCEEVGIESHHVDVAGDAPPETLYDTIADLNADPEIHGYIVQAPVPDHVDYREVIRRVDPAKDVDGFHPENVGRLVAGDARFRPCTPHGVQKLLEDAAIDLEGKDVTIVGRSDIVGKPLANLLIQKADDGNATVTVCHSRTTDLAAKTRGADVVVAAAGAPELIDGSMIGDGAVVIDVGVNRVDADNEKGYELVGDVEFESAKERASAITPVPGGVGPMTRAMLLYNTVKAASLQNGVDVDLP, from the coding sequence ATGACGGAGATCATCGATGGCAACGCTGTTGCGAGCGAAATCCGAGATAATCTGACGGACGCGATCGAGACGCTGGCCGACGCGGGTTCGCGACCGGGACTGGCGACCGTGTTGATGGGCGACGACCCCGCCAGCCAGACCTACGTGAACATGAAACAGCGCGATTGCGAGGAGGTCGGCATCGAGAGCCACCACGTCGACGTCGCCGGCGACGCCCCGCCCGAGACCCTGTACGACACCATCGCCGATCTCAACGCCGATCCCGAGATCCACGGCTACATCGTTCAGGCGCCCGTCCCCGACCACGTCGACTACCGCGAAGTCATCCGACGGGTAGATCCCGCAAAGGACGTCGACGGGTTCCACCCGGAGAACGTCGGCCGCCTCGTCGCCGGCGACGCCCGCTTCCGACCGTGTACTCCCCACGGCGTCCAGAAGCTGCTCGAGGACGCTGCTATCGACCTCGAGGGGAAGGACGTCACCATCGTCGGTCGGTCGGACATCGTCGGCAAACCCCTGGCCAACCTGTTGATCCAGAAGGCCGACGACGGAAACGCGACGGTGACGGTCTGTCACTCCCGAACCACGGATCTCGCGGCAAAAACTCGCGGCGCGGACGTCGTGGTCGCGGCCGCCGGCGCGCCCGAACTTATCGACGGCTCGATGATCGGCGATGGTGCGGTCGTGATCGACGTCGGCGTCAACCGCGTGGACGCCGACAACGAGAAGGGGTACGAACTCGTCGGCGACGTCGAATTCGAGAGCGCGAAAGAGCGAGCGAGCGCGATCACGCCCGTTCCGGGCGGCGTCGGCCCGATGACGCGCGCGATGCTCCTGTACAACACGGTCAAGGCCGCGAGCCTGCAAAACGGCGTCGACGTCGATCTCCCCTGA
- a CDS encoding toxin-antitoxin system TumE family protein: protein MTKDFGGTFAEIRAWEVPSSDRYPEGVKYSMQYGTSDGETIVRYDNFPDHPDAARHHKHLPNGGVEDTDFTGLEALYDRFKQEVRNHGEHW from the coding sequence GTGACGAAGGATTTCGGTGGGACGTTCGCCGAGATCCGTGCCTGGGAGGTCCCGTCGTCCGATCGATATCCGGAGGGAGTGAAGTACTCGATGCAATACGGGACGAGCGACGGGGAGACGATCGTTCGATACGACAACTTTCCGGATCATCCAGATGCTGCGCGGCACCACAAGCATCTGCCGAACGGAGGCGTCGAGGACACCGACTTCACCGGTCTCGAAGCGCTGTACGATCGATTCAAACAGGAGGTACGCAATCATGGCGAACACTGGTAA
- a CDS encoding DEAD/DEAH box helicase, with product MSERQSDERAAVPVTGDELIETFPGYRNPDDISLLERPGQPASTVPSADVLRPELAAPLEHDLYTHQADALEALAREEHVCVATSTSSGKTRIYALQIARHYLEATARGDASTAYLLYPTKALSRDQERSLNDLYDDLGLEITVRVYDGDTERGRNRKRIREEADVIITNFAGVNTYLHDHDRWARFLSRCELVVLDESHTYTGVHGMHVAWIVRRLKRVLSYYDADPQYVLTSATIGNPGEHSSALIGDPVTVVDEDGSPAGPRDLVLWNPPPQAHDDGDERDGWNDGPGGEGDRGGDGIGAGDDLADDAVVERLPATVEAPRLLSHLTYRDAQTLLFTPSRKLAELSIKRASKHRHDNHYYTNPTRGSAIEPYHAGHSRKKRHGTEHQLKTGVLDGVASTNALELGIDIGAMDATVQLGYPGQRQSFWQQIGRAGRGSKRALSVLVAEHRTLDQYVVNNPDYLLENDVEDAVVDIENDAVFAQHLRCAADELALDESDAGTFAERDRLERAIEMWRRAGRLTGALETGVSYVGPPRPQGSISLYATTGEEYEVELAEGVDSSENPEMEPLATERVLRDFHEGAVRLHQGRQYEVTAVDHRPSRPSVTLRPTNVEYYTRTRTDVTVLDAVSEESRAIGDFTLHFGRGRVLVYHGTYDEVAIHGGKKKAQSIPTENPPLSMETQLCWLEVPQDVERALIEKYRSHSVPELEDGLAETAHLGYAGGLHAAEHATIGVAPLELMVDKRDLGGLATLTIDSHLDRAVVSDDGAEPGPGPGAGPDTGAGEDAPQNIAAAEATVREIAMDLERTPASGWFIYDGIEGGLGFARAIYENYEAVARRARDLIADCDCGNVGGCPACVMDEQCGNDNQPLHRGAAVDVLDQLLGDEDVETLEEHLPEDEYGGDRRPPLFYA from the coding sequence ATGAGCGAACGACAATCCGACGAACGGGCCGCCGTCCCGGTCACCGGCGACGAACTGATCGAAACCTTCCCCGGGTATCGGAACCCCGACGATATCTCGCTCCTCGAGCGTCCCGGCCAGCCCGCATCGACCGTTCCGAGCGCGGACGTGCTCCGCCCGGAACTCGCGGCCCCGCTCGAGCACGACCTCTACACCCATCAGGCCGACGCCCTCGAGGCGCTCGCGCGCGAGGAACACGTCTGCGTCGCGACGAGCACCTCCTCCGGGAAGACCCGGATCTACGCGCTCCAAATAGCGCGACACTACCTCGAGGCGACGGCTCGAGGCGACGCGTCCACCGCGTACCTGCTCTATCCGACGAAGGCGCTCTCGCGGGATCAAGAGCGGAGTCTGAACGATCTCTACGACGATCTGGGGCTCGAGATCACGGTCCGAGTCTACGACGGCGATACCGAACGCGGCCGGAATCGCAAGCGGATCCGCGAGGAGGCCGACGTCATCATCACGAACTTCGCGGGCGTGAACACCTACCTGCACGACCACGACCGCTGGGCGCGATTCCTCTCGAGGTGCGAACTCGTCGTGCTCGACGAGTCCCACACGTACACGGGCGTCCACGGAATGCACGTCGCCTGGATCGTCCGTCGGCTCAAGCGCGTGCTCTCCTACTACGACGCCGATCCGCAGTACGTCCTGACGAGCGCGACGATCGGCAACCCCGGCGAGCACTCGAGCGCCCTGATCGGCGACCCCGTCACCGTCGTCGACGAGGACGGTTCCCCGGCGGGGCCGCGGGATCTGGTCCTCTGGAACCCGCCGCCGCAGGCGCACGACGATGGGGACGAACGCGACGGCTGGAACGACGGTCCGGGCGGCGAGGGCGACCGGGGTGGCGACGGGATCGGAGCGGGCGACGACCTCGCGGACGACGCCGTCGTCGAGCGGCTCCCCGCTACCGTCGAGGCCCCGCGGCTGCTCTCGCACCTGACGTATCGGGACGCCCAAACGCTGCTGTTTACCCCCTCGAGAAAGCTCGCCGAGCTCTCGATCAAGCGGGCGTCGAAACACCGCCACGACAACCACTACTACACGAATCCTACCCGAGGGAGCGCGATCGAACCCTACCACGCCGGTCACTCGCGGAAGAAACGCCACGGCACCGAACACCAGCTCAAGACCGGCGTTCTCGACGGCGTCGCCTCGACGAACGCCCTCGAGTTGGGGATCGATATCGGCGCGATGGACGCGACGGTCCAGCTCGGCTACCCCGGCCAACGGCAGTCGTTCTGGCAGCAGATCGGTCGCGCGGGCCGCGGTTCGAAGCGAGCCCTCTCGGTACTCGTCGCCGAACACCGCACGCTCGACCAGTACGTCGTGAACAACCCCGACTACCTGCTCGAGAACGACGTCGAGGACGCCGTCGTCGATATCGAGAACGACGCCGTCTTCGCCCAGCACCTCCGCTGTGCGGCCGACGAACTCGCGCTCGACGAGTCGGATGCGGGGACGTTCGCCGAGCGCGACCGACTCGAGCGCGCCATCGAGATGTGGCGTCGCGCGGGTCGGTTAACGGGCGCGCTCGAGACCGGCGTCTCCTACGTCGGTCCACCGCGGCCGCAGGGGTCGATCTCGCTGTACGCGACGACGGGCGAGGAGTACGAGGTCGAACTCGCCGAGGGCGTCGACTCGTCGGAGAACCCGGAGATGGAACCGCTCGCGACGGAGCGCGTGCTGCGGGATTTCCACGAGGGCGCGGTGCGGCTCCACCAGGGTCGGCAGTACGAGGTCACGGCCGTCGACCACCGCCCGTCGCGGCCCTCGGTGACGCTTCGCCCGACGAACGTGGAGTACTACACGCGAACGCGAACCGACGTGACCGTTCTCGACGCGGTTTCCGAGGAGTCTCGAGCGATCGGCGACTTCACGCTGCACTTCGGCCGCGGGCGAGTGCTCGTCTACCACGGCACCTACGACGAGGTCGCGATCCACGGCGGCAAGAAAAAGGCGCAGTCGATTCCGACCGAGAACCCGCCGCTGTCGATGGAGACGCAACTGTGCTGGCTCGAGGTGCCCCAGGACGTCGAGCGCGCGCTGATAGAGAAATACCGCTCTCACTCCGTGCCCGAACTTGAGGACGGGCTTGCGGAGACGGCCCATCTGGGCTACGCGGGCGGACTTCACGCCGCGGAGCACGCGACGATCGGCGTCGCACCCCTCGAGTTGATGGTTGACAAGCGCGATCTGGGCGGCCTCGCGACGCTGACGATCGACTCCCACCTCGATCGAGCGGTTGTTTCGGACGACGGTGCCGAACCGGGTCCGGGGCCGGGGGCCGGACCCGATACCGGAGCGGGCGAGGACGCACCCCAAAATATCGCCGCCGCCGAGGCGACCGTCAGGGAGATCGCGATGGATCTCGAGCGCACCCCCGCGAGCGGCTGGTTCATCTACGACGGTATCGAGGGCGGGCTCGGCTTTGCGCGGGCGATCTACGAGAACTACGAGGCCGTCGCCCGGCGGGCGCGGGACCTCATCGCGGATTGCGACTGCGGCAACGTCGGCGGCTGTCCCGCCTGCGTGATGGACGAGCAGTGTGGGAACGACAACCAGCCGTTGCACCGCGGCGCGGCCGTGGACGTGCTGGATCAGTTGCTCGGCGATGAGGACGTGGAGACACTCGAGGAACATCTCCCGGAGGACGAGTACGGTGGTGACCGGCGACCGCCGCTGTTCTACGCCTGA
- the purD gene encoding phosphoribosylamine--glycine ligase, with the protein MRENVLLIGGGGREHAIARALEDSEALRASGSRAQSDDGEADLYACAGNRNPGIARIASEFETLETTNPKAVVEYAEEVDATIAVIGPEAPLEAGIADELEDAGIYAFGPKKEDARIETDKAFQRRFMREHDIPGCPAFETFDDMDAACEYIDEYDGDLVIKPAGLTGGKGVKVIGDQVTAEEGKEYIRDSDYDRIVLEERLIGEEVTVQAFVANGAFETAPAVQDHKRAYEGDEGPNTGGMGSYSDASDELPFMTEADYDEAVSIIEATVDALDDYRGILYGQFMLTSEGPKVIEFNARFGDPEAMNTLPVLETDFLDVLTAARDGDAPPALEFADKATVCKYAVPEGYPTNPEAGAKVQVSEESAGDALLYYASVDERDDGIYTTTSRSFALVGVADSIGEAEEIAENALAVAGEEGLHVRHDIGKADLVQRRIDHMNELRGE; encoded by the coding sequence ATGCGAGAGAACGTGCTCCTGATCGGCGGCGGCGGCCGCGAACACGCCATCGCCCGCGCGCTCGAGGACAGTGAGGCGCTACGCGCCTCGGGTAGTCGGGCGCAGTCCGACGACGGCGAGGCCGACCTCTACGCCTGCGCCGGCAACCGAAACCCGGGCATCGCCCGCATCGCGAGCGAGTTCGAAACGCTCGAGACGACCAACCCGAAGGCCGTGGTCGAGTACGCCGAGGAGGTCGACGCGACGATCGCCGTTATCGGCCCCGAGGCTCCCCTCGAGGCCGGCATCGCGGACGAACTCGAGGATGCGGGCATCTACGCCTTCGGTCCGAAAAAGGAAGACGCCCGCATCGAGACGGACAAGGCGTTCCAGCGCCGGTTCATGCGAGAACACGACATTCCGGGCTGTCCGGCGTTCGAGACCTTCGACGACATGGACGCAGCCTGTGAGTACATCGACGAGTACGACGGCGATCTCGTGATCAAGCCCGCCGGACTGACGGGGGGCAAGGGCGTCAAGGTCATCGGCGACCAGGTCACCGCCGAGGAGGGCAAGGAGTACATCCGCGACTCCGACTACGACCGGATCGTACTCGAGGAGCGGCTGATCGGCGAGGAGGTTACCGTCCAGGCGTTCGTCGCCAACGGGGCGTTCGAGACCGCACCCGCGGTTCAGGACCACAAGCGTGCCTACGAGGGCGACGAGGGACCGAACACGGGCGGCATGGGAAGCTACTCCGACGCGAGCGACGAACTGCCGTTTATGACCGAGGCCGACTACGACGAGGCCGTCTCGATCATCGAGGCCACCGTCGACGCTCTCGACGATTATCGGGGTATCCTCTACGGCCAGTTCATGCTCACCAGCGAGGGGCCGAAAGTCATCGAGTTCAACGCTCGCTTCGGCGATCCCGAGGCGATGAACACGCTGCCCGTCCTCGAGACCGACTTCCTCGACGTGCTCACGGCTGCCCGGGACGGCGACGCGCCGCCGGCCCTCGAGTTCGCCGACAAGGCCACCGTCTGTAAGTACGCCGTGCCGGAAGGCTACCCGACGAATCCGGAAGCGGGAGCGAAAGTACAGGTTAGTGAAGAGAGCGCCGGTGACGCGCTCCTCTATTACGCCAGCGTGGACGAACGCGACGACGGTATCTACACCACGACCTCCCGATCGTTCGCGCTCGTCGGCGTCGCCGACTCGATCGGCGAGGCCGAGGAGATCGCGGAGAACGCACTCGCGGTCGCGGGTGAAGAAGGTCTGCACGTGCGCCACGATATCGGCAAAGCCGACCTCGTCCAGCGGCGGATCGACCACATGAACGAACTGCGCGGCGAGTAG
- a CDS encoding aminotransferase class III-fold pyridoxal phosphate-dependent enzyme, with amino-acid sequence MDRATVEPEVETIPGERARQWAKYHHEFAAPSTYVYEFVWDTSADAIGPFCIDVDGNVLLDFTSHVAAAPLGYNNPAIREKLREFDLVDPLKIAGQDFYVSNGGSPEDPDLPGPTQLMDRLVAMTDHYDMDRVFLSNSGAEAVENAIKICYAAGGHRAFTFDGGFHGRTLGALSLNRSKAVHRRGFPEIPGVVSVPFPSSRDAYERRWLTDGPGGNVVADSLHPERGVIDPDEVAFLILEPIQGEGGYRPAYPEFARDLEALRERYDLKIVADEIQSGLGRTGELWAVDHLDLTPDVITAGKGLRVGATISRSDVFPERTGRISSTWGAGDVIAAMQGVLTIDAIHEENLLANVRERGEQLRSRLEEHDLEAIVDIRGRGLMLAVEFDTKARREAVLEAAFERGLLTLGCGYKTLRLLPPLDVTEREIDLGVDLLLESIEAVTT; translated from the coding sequence ATGGACCGCGCCACGGTCGAACCCGAGGTCGAGACGATTCCCGGAGAACGAGCCAGACAGTGGGCCAAGTACCATCATGAGTTTGCCGCCCCGAGTACGTACGTCTACGAGTTCGTCTGGGATACGAGCGCCGACGCGATCGGACCGTTCTGTATCGACGTCGACGGCAACGTCTTGCTCGATTTCACGAGCCACGTCGCCGCCGCCCCGCTGGGGTACAACAATCCCGCGATCCGCGAGAAACTCCGCGAGTTCGACCTCGTCGACCCGCTAAAGATCGCCGGACAGGACTTTTACGTGAGCAACGGCGGCTCGCCCGAAGATCCCGACCTTCCCGGCCCGACACAGTTGATGGACCGACTGGTCGCGATGACCGACCACTACGACATGGATCGGGTCTTTCTCTCGAATTCGGGAGCCGAAGCCGTCGAGAACGCGATCAAGATCTGCTACGCCGCGGGCGGCCACCGCGCGTTCACCTTCGACGGCGGGTTCCACGGCCGCACCCTCGGCGCGCTCTCGCTCAACCGGTCGAAAGCCGTCCACCGCCGCGGCTTTCCAGAAATACCCGGCGTGGTCAGCGTCCCGTTCCCCTCGAGCCGGGACGCGTACGAGCGCCGCTGGCTGACCGACGGTCCCGGCGGCAACGTCGTCGCCGATAGCCTTCACCCCGAACGAGGCGTGATCGATCCCGACGAGGTCGCCTTTCTCATCCTCGAGCCGATCCAGGGCGAAGGCGGATATCGACCCGCGTACCCCGAGTTCGCGCGGGATCTCGAGGCGCTGCGCGAGCGCTACGATCTCAAGATCGTCGCCGACGAAATTCAGTCGGGACTCGGCCGCACGGGCGAACTGTGGGCCGTCGACCACCTCGATCTCACGCCGGACGTCATCACAGCGGGGAAGGGATTGCGCGTGGGTGCGACCATCTCTCGATCGGACGTGTTCCCGGAACGGACGGGACGAATCTCCTCGACCTGGGGCGCGGGGGACGTCATCGCCGCGATGCAGGGCGTCCTCACGATCGACGCCATCCACGAGGAGAACCTGCTCGCGAACGTCCGTGAGCGCGGCGAGCAGTTACGGAGCCGACTCGAGGAACACGATCTCGAGGCGATCGTCGACATCCGCGGGCGCGGGTTGATGCTCGCGGTGGAGTTCGACACCAAAGCGCGCCGAGAGGCCGTTCTCGAGGCGGCGTTCGAGCGCGGACTGCTCACCCTCGGCTGTGGCTACAAGACCCTGCGACTGTTGCCGCCTCTCGACGTCACCGAACGAGAGATCGATCTCGGCGTAGACCTGCTGCTCGAGTCGATCGAAGCGGTTACGACGTAG
- the glyA gene encoding serine hydroxymethyltransferase, with protein sequence MEHEHVRDVDPAVADALEGEVDRQRNSLQMIASENHASRAVIDAQGSALTNKYAEGYPGSRYYGGCEFADEVEQLAIDRAEELFGAEHVNVQPHSGTQANQAVYFAMLEPGDKILSLDLTHGGHLSHGHPANFVGQLYDVEQYEVDPETGYLDYEGLAEHAEAFEPDVIVSGYSAYPREIEWERIQETADNVDALHLADIAHITGLVAAGVHSSPVGIADFVTGSTHKTIRSGRGGIVMCDEEYADDIDSAVFPGGQGGPLMHNIAGKAVGFKEALEPEFEDYASQTVANAKALGESLVENGFSLVSEGTDNHLVLVDLRESHPDTSGGDAEEALEEAGIVLNGNTVPGETRSAFDPSGIRAGTPALTTRGFDEDDCRTVGDLITRVIDAPEDEAVIADVREEVQSLCDENPLYADE encoded by the coding sequence ATGGAACACGAGCACGTTCGGGACGTCGATCCCGCCGTCGCCGATGCACTCGAGGGGGAGGTAGACCGCCAGCGGAACTCGCTCCAGATGATCGCGAGCGAGAACCACGCCAGCCGGGCGGTCATCGACGCCCAGGGGAGCGCACTGACGAACAAGTACGCCGAAGGGTATCCCGGCTCGCGCTACTACGGCGGCTGTGAGTTCGCCGACGAGGTCGAACAGCTCGCGATCGACCGCGCCGAGGAGCTGTTCGGCGCAGAGCACGTCAACGTCCAACCCCACTCGGGCACGCAGGCCAATCAGGCCGTCTACTTCGCGATGCTCGAGCCCGGCGACAAGATCCTTTCGCTGGATCTGACCCACGGCGGCCACCTGAGCCACGGTCACCCGGCGAACTTCGTCGGCCAGCTCTACGACGTCGAGCAGTACGAGGTCGATCCCGAGACGGGTTACCTCGACTACGAGGGCCTCGCCGAGCACGCCGAAGCGTTCGAACCGGACGTCATCGTCTCGGGATACTCTGCCTACCCGCGCGAAATCGAGTGGGAGCGTATTCAGGAGACCGCCGACAACGTCGACGCGCTCCACCTCGCGGACATCGCTCACATCACCGGCCTCGTCGCCGCCGGCGTTCACTCGTCGCCGGTCGGCATCGCCGACTTCGTCACCGGCTCGACCCACAAGACGATCCGCTCCGGCCGCGGTGGGATCGTCATGTGCGACGAGGAGTACGCCGACGACATCGATTCGGCTGTCTTCCCCGGCGGGCAGGGCGGCCCCCTCATGCACAATATCGCCGGCAAGGCCGTCGGCTTCAAAGAAGCCCTCGAGCCCGAGTTCGAAGACTACGCCTCCCAGACGGTCGCAAACGCGAAGGCCCTGGGTGAGAGCCTCGTCGAGAACGGCTTCTCGCTGGTCTCCGAGGGTACCGACAACCACCTCGTGCTCGTCGACCTGCGCGAGAGCCACCCCGACACGTCCGGTGGGGACGCGGAGGAGGCTCTCGAGGAGGCCGGCATCGTCCTCAACGGGAACACGGTCCCCGGCGAGACGCGCTCGGCGTTCGACCCCTCGGGTATTCGCGCCGGTACGCCGGCGCTGACGACCCGCGGCTTCGACGAGGACGACTGCCGGACGGTCGGCGACCTGATCACCCGCGTCATCGACGCTCCCGAGGACGAGGCCGTTATCGCCGACGTCCGCGAGGAAGTGCAGTCGCTGTGTGACGAGAACCCGCTGTACGCGGACGAGTAA
- a CDS encoding MgtC/SapB family protein, producing MNGVTLQIVDAPLDETVVRIALAGALGMFLGLEREWSQKSAGIRTFSLISLLGAVFTILVFETEIGEALLVLGGLLVIVQGVLLAVQGLLSEDDAGLSLTTSVSMLVAYGVGALVAAGFIIEGVTVAVLSSLLLVLKRELHEFAWGLSHEEMRSTTEFAILAFVIYPLLPAEWNPEIAGIVIPLEPQVIWLMVVAVAGIGIVNYAIVSTYGGRGIAVTGFFGGLASSTAVVGTMLDHVRQRPEAASYAVAAILLANAAMAARNLAIAVGFTLGSDTEVLFEAIVPLGAVILVAFAVAAKTADWSESGPIELQSPFSMKNALAFGGVFLVVLVFGSVAETWFGTLGFYATAVASGFVSSAGATTSAVVLYRGGQLGPAEATIAILLATVSSIIVKAVLASTSPNHGFRNQVAAYSGLLLLGGALASVVIVI from the coding sequence GTGAACGGGGTCACGCTGCAGATCGTCGACGCACCACTAGACGAAACGGTCGTCCGAATTGCCCTCGCCGGAGCGCTCGGCATGTTCCTCGGATTAGAGCGCGAGTGGTCACAGAAGTCCGCCGGTATCCGGACGTTCTCGTTGATCAGCCTCCTCGGAGCCGTCTTTACGATACTGGTCTTCGAGACCGAGATCGGCGAAGCGCTCCTCGTCCTCGGCGGGCTGCTCGTCATCGTCCAGGGCGTGTTGCTGGCGGTCCAGGGTCTACTGAGCGAGGACGACGCCGGCCTCTCGCTGACGACCTCGGTCTCGATGCTCGTCGCCTACGGCGTCGGCGCGCTGGTCGCCGCCGGTTTCATCATCGAGGGCGTGACCGTCGCCGTCCTCTCCTCGCTGTTGCTCGTCCTCAAACGAGAGCTCCACGAGTTCGCGTGGGGGCTCTCCCACGAGGAAATGCGCTCGACGACCGAGTTCGCCATCCTCGCGTTCGTCATTTATCCGCTGTTACCCGCCGAGTGGAACCCCGAAATCGCCGGCATCGTGATCCCGCTCGAGCCACAGGTGATCTGGCTCATGGTCGTCGCCGTCGCGGGAATCGGGATCGTTAACTACGCGATCGTCTCGACGTACGGCGGCCGAGGGATCGCCGTCACCGGCTTCTTCGGCGGACTCGCGTCTTCGACGGCCGTCGTCGGGACGATGCTCGATCACGTCCGCCAGCGACCGGAGGCCGCTTCCTACGCCGTCGCGGCGATCTTGCTGGCCAACGCGGCGATGGCCGCGCGGAACCTCGCGATCGCAGTCGGCTTTACGCTCGGGAGCGACACTGAAGTTCTATTCGAGGCGATCGTTCCGCTCGGTGCCGTTATTCTGGTCGCGTTCGCCGTCGCCGCCAAAACCGCCGACTGGAGCGAATCCGGCCCGATCGAACTCCAGAGCCCGTTCTCGATGAAGAACGCGCTCGCGTTCGGGGGCGTCTTCCTCGTCGTCCTCGTCTTCGGATCGGTCGCCGAAACGTGGTTCGGCACCCTCGGATTCTACGCGACGGCGGTCGCGAGCGGCTTCGTCTCGAGCGCCGGCGCGACCACGTCGGCGGTCGTGCTCTATCGCGGCGGCCAACTCGGTCCCGCCGAGGCGACGATCGCCATCCTGCTCGCGACGGTCTCGAGCATCATCGTCAAGGCCGTGCTCGCGTCGACGTCGCCGAACCACGGCTTTCGCAATCAGGTCGCAGCCTACAGCGGGCTGTTGTTGCTCGGCGGGGCGTTGGCGTCGGTCGTGATCGTTATCTAG
- a CDS encoding DUF7117 family protein produces the protein MKIRGERECTECGTRWSYYETGSVGCPACGNLRSVGIDDRTEHTDLQAEFDLTSVRNAIDEVPTDDLAQRASEACREYVRRRGFVNAGTLRELDDTYLAASELRHVADIVGRDSRLEEREELYFLSLLRDADDGERPPAAELPPSLRGARGIASANAVREYRRDVRTWAADRELTAAERAALETLGEHVTRIRMLDGDIEPQLADRLIAATRDLANGLRGDELAFTRAQDRLEELEFTGSE, from the coding sequence ATGAAAATTCGGGGTGAGCGCGAGTGTACGGAGTGTGGGACCCGCTGGTCGTACTACGAAACCGGCAGCGTCGGCTGTCCGGCCTGCGGAAACCTTCGCAGCGTCGGTATCGACGACCGAACCGAACACACCGATCTGCAAGCGGAGTTCGACCTTACGTCGGTCCGAAACGCCATCGACGAGGTCCCGACCGACGATCTCGCCCAGCGGGCTAGCGAAGCGTGCCGCGAGTACGTTCGTCGCCGCGGCTTCGTCAACGCCGGCACGCTTCGAGAGCTCGACGACACCTATCTGGCCGCCAGCGAACTGCGCCACGTCGCCGACATCGTCGGTCGGGATAGCCGCCTCGAGGAGCGCGAGGAGCTCTATTTCCTCTCCTTGCTTCGCGACGCCGACGACGGCGAGCGCCCGCCAGCCGCGGAGCTCCCACCCTCCCTGCGAGGGGCTCGCGGGATCGCCTCCGCCAACGCCGTCCGAGAATACCGTCGGGACGTTCGCACCTGGGCTGCGGACCGCGAACTCACGGCCGCCGAGCGCGCCGCCTTGGAGACGCTCGGCGAACACGTCACGCGGATTCGAATGCTCGACGGCGACATCGAGCCGCAGTTGGCCGACCGTCTGATCGCGGCGACCCGCGATCTGGCGAACGGACTCCGCGGCGACGAACTGGCCTTTACGCGGGCACAGGACCGACTCGAGGAGCTCGAGTTCACCGGTTCGGAGTAG
- a CDS encoding PadR family transcriptional regulator gives MYDLTGFQRDLLYVIAGEEEPHGLAIKEELEQYYEKEIHHGRLYPNLDTLVDKGLVEKGRRDRRTNFYTLTRRGRRELEARRDWEEQYVEL, from the coding sequence ATGTACGACCTGACAGGATTTCAGCGGGACCTGCTGTACGTCATCGCTGGCGAGGAGGAACCTCACGGACTGGCAATTAAAGAAGAACTCGAGCAGTACTACGAAAAAGAGATCCACCACGGACGGCTCTATCCCAACCTCGACACGCTCGTCGACAAGGGGCTCGTCGAGAAGGGGCGCCGTGACCGTCGGACGAACTTCTATACGCTCACCCGTCGCGGCCGCCGGGAACTCGAGGCGCGCCGGGACTGGGAAGAACAGTACGTCGAGTTGTAG
- a CDS encoding HVO_A0114 family putative DNA-binding protein produces MANTGNSTDDGRTMHIRFRCGDEDGLRDALRDLDRGETADPHFEVIFGDPDDVHRVTRPKNLELLRSVVQHEPESIRETARLVGRDVRQVHTNLAELESLHLLEFEDDGRRKRPTVWYDSIEVDLPLNISNESRDKANA; encoded by the coding sequence ATGGCGAACACTGGTAACTCGACAGACGACGGTCGCACGATGCACATCCGCTTCCGGTGCGGTGACGAGGACGGACTGCGCGATGCACTCCGAGACCTCGATCGCGGTGAGACGGCGGATCCGCACTTCGAAGTGATCTTTGGCGATCCCGACGACGTTCACCGCGTCACCCGTCCAAAGAATCTCGAGCTACTCCGGTCGGTCGTCCAGCACGAACCCGAGAGTATTCGAGAGACGGCCCGCCTCGTCGGACGTGACGTTCGACAGGTGCACACGAATCTCGCGGAACTCGAGTCGCTCCATCTGCTCGAGTTCGAAGACGACGGTCGGCGCAAGCGGCCGACCGTCTGGTACGACTCGATCGAGGTCGATCTGCCGCTGAATATCTCGAACGAGAGCCGGGACAAAGCGAACGCGTAA